AAGCAAAAGGACGGTCAATTGTGCCACGCAAGCCGCTGTAAACACCGCTGTTCCCTTGATCCATTTGACAAAAAAAGCAACCAGAAAGATTCCCAGTACACTGCCATAGAAAAGGGATCCAATGATATTAATAAATTGGATTAAGTTTTCGAACAAACTTGCGTAAAAGGCAAAACCAATTGCCACACAACCCCAGAATACCGTAAATATCTTGGACCATTGCAGTTCAGAAAATCTTTTTCCGGTATCGGGGAATAGTCGCTTCTTTAGGTCCACAGAACTAGTCCCCGCCAACGAATTTAACTCAGCAGAAATAGAGGACATGGCTGCACAAAGTATGACTGCCAATAAAAGTCCAATCAGGCCTTTTGGTAAATAATTTAAGATAAAATACAAGAAAATGTAGTCCCGGTCATTGGCCTCTTCGGCAACACGATTGGTTTGGACATAGTTCTTGACCTCTTCTCTGATTCTATTTTGCGCCTGATCCAATTGATGAAATTCTTTCGAATCGTAGGAGCTATTTTGCAACAATGAAATTCGCTGATTGTGTACCTTCTCCAACTCAGAAGATTTGCTTTGATAAAATAAGTTGTGCTGAATGGCGAGGGTTTCATTCAACTTCTGATTGTAGGTCAGAGGTGTCTTTTCAAACTGAAAATATGAAAATAACAAAACCCCACACAACAATATAAAAATCTGCATGGGAATCTTAACCAAACCATTAAAAAACAAGCCCATTTGACTTTCCCTGATGTTCTTACCACTCAGATATCTCTGCACCTGGGACTGATCGGTTCCAAAATAAGCAAGCGCGAGAAAAAAACCTCCCGTAATGCCCGCCCAAACATTGTAGCGGTTGTTAAAATCCAAATTAAAATCAATGGCTTCCATTCGTCCTGCGTTACCCGCCAGGGAGAGTGCATCCCAAAAATCAAAAGATTCCGGAAATGAATACAATAAAAAGACAAAAACAAATACCATCCCTATCAGGATAATTGCCATCTGTTGGATCTGGGTAACCGTCACTGCTTTGGCACCTCCACCAACGGTATAAAAGATTACCAAAATTCCTACCAAAACCTGAGTTAGTTGAAGGTTCCAGCCAAGAACTGAGGACAAGATAATGGCCGGAGCATAGAGGGTAATGCCTGCAGCCAGTCCTCTTTGAATTAAAAAAATAAAAGCTGCAAAAAGTCTGGTCTTCAGATCAAATCTCTGCTCCAAATACTCATAAGCTGTCAGTACTTTCAACTTGTAAAAAGCCGGAATAAAATAAAACATAATCACCCACATTGCCAATGGCAATCCAAAATAAAACTGCACAAACCGAAGGCCATCGCTAAAGCCTTGTCCCGTCGTGCTGATAAATGTGATTGCGCTGGCTTGTGTGGCCATCACCGTGAGTCCAACTTTCCACCAGACAGAACTGTTGTCGCCTACCACAAAATCCCTCAGGTCAGATTGCTTTCTTGTTCTGTACCAACCATAGATGGCAATAAATCCAAGTACAGCGAGCAATACGATCCAATCAAATACTGACATGCTATTGGGAAAAACGATGCGTAATTAAAAACAAAATGGCGATAATTAATGTCAGGCTCGTTAATAACAAAGCAAGACTCTTCCATTTATCCATTGATGGCCTCATGCTCAGAATGACAATAGATTTGCCCACAATCGAAATGCTCCCGGGACCCCTGCTGGTAATTGTCTAAACCAAGCGATGGAACTGTAAATTAAATACCCCTTGCCCTGTTTTTTGACAAGAAGGCCTGAGTGGAGGGCTTTTTCGCCCGGATCTGTAAAGGAAAGCAATTCATCAAAACCAGAATACAAATCCGGGAAATAAAGTCCCCTTTCTTGTACCCAATGCTCAAAATCATGCGTTGTAATTTTATTGGGTGTGGTAAAAACAGGATGCTCAGGAATCAGAATCTCAACAGGAGAATTTTCATCAGTGACTCTTGCCCTGGAAATTCTAAATGAATCTCCGAGAAAGTCCTTGCTCACCAATTGTTGGGAGGTATTGTATTGAAAAATAACTTTTCCACCTTCATTTGCAAAACGCTCAATACCCGGCTTTGCTTTTTTTAAGTCTCCCTGTGTATTGAAAGCCCGAATTCCAAATACCAGCACATCGTAGTCGGATTTTCCAATGGTTTCAATGGCAGAGGCCGGAAGGATCGTGCATGTAAAACCCATGTCCCTTATTGCTTCATCGGTAAAGTCTCCGGCACCGTCTATGTAAGCGACTCTCTTTTGTTTAATTTTCAAATCAATAACGGTCAGATTTACCAATGCAGGTAGCAAAACATTCTGCCATGAAATGTGCGGGTATTCAATTTTATGATGGGTAAATAATTTCTGTTGATCACTTCGGATGGCCAGTTCCAATT
This window of the Saprospiraceae bacterium genome carries:
- a CDS encoding sodium:solute symporter; this encodes MSVFDWIVLLAVLGFIAIYGWYRTRKQSDLRDFVVGDNSSVWWKVGLTVMATQASAITFISTTGQGFSDGLRFVQFYFGLPLAMWVIMFYFIPAFYKLKVLTAYEYLEQRFDLKTRLFAAFIFLIQRGLAAGITLYAPAIILSSVLGWNLQLTQVLVGILVIFYTVGGGAKAVTVTQIQQMAIILIGMVFVFVFLLYSFPESFDFWDALSLAGNAGRMEAIDFNLDFNNRYNVWAGITGGFFLALAYFGTDQSQVQRYLSGKNIRESQMGLFFNGLVKIPMQIFILLCGVLLFSYFQFEKTPLTYNQKLNETLAIQHNLFYQSKSSELEKVHNQRISLLQNSSYDSKEFHQLDQAQNRIREEVKNYVQTNRVAEEANDRDYIFLYFILNYLPKGLIGLLLAVILCAAMSSISAELNSLAGTSSVDLKKRLFPDTGKRFSELQWSKIFTVFWGCVAIGFAFYASLFENLIQFINIIGSLFYGSVLGIFLVAFFVKWIKGTAVFTAACVAQLTVLLLYNFSDIGFLWYNVVGALLVIILGALIEKGRGRLVN